The Oryctolagus cuniculus chromosome 12, mOryCun1.1, whole genome shotgun sequence genomic interval AaagattttcataaaaatgttcaataaatgttgagatttgcataataaatatttgcaaactaataaataaaaagtaagaatggcTGGTAGTTTCTCAACAGCACTGCACTTGCCAGTgaagataaaatttaaagaaaaaattctaagatTAAACGAAAAACATTCATGGAGGAATTCTTTCTGGTTGGCTTGCACTATAATCATTCTCAAACACCTCATACTTGAAGATAAAGAAGAAGCCCTATGCACTAGTACACTCCATGGTCCACTGTTTTTGTTACCTGTGTTAGATACTTTTTGTCCTGTACTTGTTTCAAATGCTTTTGAAACTTTGTTCAGATAATTCTTGCTGGCAACACAATAGTATAGGGGGAAAAAATCACCATTTTGATAATTATCTCCATTAGTGTAAGGGTTAGCAGTTAATTTCCTTAGCTTCCTTAAAGGAGcattgtaataaaaaaaaaaaaatatgccatggggctggctttgtggcacagtctGTTAAGCCGCCACCCACAtagccagtgtcccatatcagagtcccgtctgctttgcttccaatccagctccctgctgctgcagctgagATGGCCACGGAAGTGCCTtcatccctgccaaccacatgggagaccccagtggggttctaggcttctggtttcagcttggcctacacctggctgttgtagccatttgggagtgaaccagagagtggaaggtatttctttcctctctgtctttctctgtctcgctgcctttcaaataaataaaattttaagatttatttattcaaaaggcaagctacagtgagagaggaagagagatacagagattgCTGGTTCACTTAGTTCCCAAATGatcccaatggccagggccatCCTAtaacaaagctaggagccaggagcttcttccaggtctcccacatggttgccatggacccaagcactttggccatcttccattgctttctcaggtgcattagcagggagctagatcagaagcggagcagctgggacttgaaccggcaccagcatcagaaaaatattttaaatcaccaGTTTTTTCTTGATGGCAGAATAACATTAAGGAAAAACAATAGCTGGGATGTGGGTAGTGCTCACTCTATACCAAGGCACCACTGAGTTCTCAGAGCAAGCCTCTCAGGCAAGTGCAATCCTTGTCCCCGTCGGACACGAGAGACAGCTGAAGCACAGAGAGTTTAAGTCACTTAGCTGAGGATGCAAGCTAAGAGGTTCTGGGATTAGAACCACGGGAGTCCGGTGGAAATAAACCCAAAGCAGCTCTCCGAAGCTCACCGAGCTTCTCTTGCTTCACTGGTGCTGGCTGACCCCTGGctcttgggagatccagaaactAAATTCAGAACAGCCTGACTCAGACAGGCAGCACCCCAGGCTGGGAGACCCTGAGCCACGGAGCTGCCCATCTCCTTTAGCAATGGTCCCAGTGTCTCACACCCTGCCAGAAACACACACCTgctctgtcctgcgtgccctgggGCCTACCTGACCATGCAGCATGAACTCCAGCACCAGGGCCCACAGATCCACAAAGGTCGTGGGGTGGCCCCGCTCAgccctcagctccagctcccgctTGTAGCTCGCCAGGCGCGCCGGGGAGAAGGCGTCCAGCTTGCTCTTGGCCAGGTGCTCCCGGGCGTGGCTGATGGGTCCCTTAAGGTCCTTCTGTGACCACTCAGGGTCCCCGTACAGGTGGGCCATTGCCCTGGGGGAACAGAGGACAGGTTTGTAGGATGCGAGGCCTAGCTTGGGGCAATGAAATCCTGCCTCCCGCCCTCCAGCTCCCCCCAGCATGAGGCTCCTGCCACGGAGGCTCTACCTGTCTGGAAAATGAGCCACAGGGCTCTTCTCCCACATCACTGCTACtcgcttgtttgtttttaaagatttatttattggggctggcattgtagcacagcgggtaaagccattgcctttgATGCTAGCacatatatgggtgctggttcaagtgctggctgttccacttagcggaggatggcccatgtgcttgggcctctgccacccacatgggagacctggaggaagctcctggctactggctcctggctcctggcttctggcttcggcctggcccagtcctgagtgttgcagccatctagggtgtgaatcagtgaatggaagacctctctttctctctcctaccctgccccaattctgactttcaaataaataaataaacctttaaaaattatttaatatttatttatttacttgaaaggcaggttgcaaagagagagaggtagagacagacagttcacctcacagatggctgcaatggccaaaattgggccaggccaaagtcaggaaccaggagcttcttctagatcttccacgtggatgcatgggcccacgcacctaggccatcttctgctgctttctcaggtgcattagcagagagctggatgagaaatggagcagctgggacttgggatGTGGgtgacacaggcagtggcttaacccactatgctataaTGCTGGCTCCAGTGCCATTCACTTTTAGTAGAATGTGAGCCACATGTACACCTGCAAATTTcctaatagtctttttttttttttttttttttggacaggcagagtggacagtgagagagagacagagagaaaggtcttccttccattggttcaccctccaatggccaccgtagccggcgcgctgtggccggcgcaccgcgctaatccaatggcaggagccaggtacttatcctggtctcccatggggtgcagggcacaagcacttgggccatcctccactgcactccctggccacagcagagagctggcctggaagaggggcaaccgggacacaatccagcaccctgaccgggactagaacccggtgtgccggcgccactaggtggaggattagcctaatgaggcgcagcgccggccctaatagtcatatttaaaaagtttataaggggaccagcactgtggtgtagcaggtaaggctcctgcctgtagtgctggcatcccatatgggcgctggttcgagtcctgggtgctccacttccaatccagctctctgctgtggcctgggaaagcagtggaagatggcccaagtccttgggcccctgcacccatgtaggagacctggaagaagttcctggttcctggcttcggatgggcgcagctctgactgttgtggccaactggggagtgaaccagcggatggaagacctctccttcgctctctctctgtatctccccccaccccttctctctctgtgtaactctttcaaataaataaataaatcttttataaaaaaaaaagtctataggggccggtgctgtggcatagaaggttaagcttccgtctgcggtgccggcatcctgtatgggtgcttgttcaagttctagcagctccacttctgatccagctacctgctaatggcctgggaaagcagcggaggatggccccggtgcttgggcccctgcaccaacaagggagaattggaggaagctcctggtccctggcttcagataggcccagctctggccgttgtggccatctggggaatgaaccagaagatctctctctgtctctccttccctctgtctataactctgcctctcaaataaataaataaatattcaaaaaaagttTACATTCACAAAAAGCCTATAGATAAGCcactaaaaattaattttaaatatatctaaaaattatcttttaaacagGGAACTGGTATAAAAAGTTATTGACCTAATGTGTATGGTTTTTCAAACCAAGCCTTCCAAATGCATTGTGAATTTCATGTTGAGAGCAGACCCCAGTGTGGAGGAGACACATTTCAAGTGGTCAGTCACCCCCCACAGCTAGTGGCCACCGCCGGGGACAGCGCTGGACCCTACTCCCACCTTCCTGGGCCCGCCCCAAAGTCCCTGATGACTGTGCTCGTCAACAGCTGGCGCCTAAACCCTTCCAAGGGGCTGACGCCTCTTGTACTCTTCCAGTCATGTTTCAAGGAGGCTCAAAGGAATGAAACTGCAACAGTGAAGCGTTGCAGAGCTGGGCGGGTGTGTGGGGAGGCAGTGCTGTCCTTAGATAACATGCCCTCTTGTGACCCCAGACTAAAGGAGGTAACGATAATGAAAACACAAAGAGCTTCCAACGTGGAGCTCCTGGTACAGGCACACTTCAGGcagctcatgggaaatggaattaagagacatCTCTTTTTGGccaaaaaactttcttgaaactCATgtattggggctagcactgtgacgtggcaggtaaagccactacctgcagtgccagcatcccctgtgagcaccagttgccagttctagtcccggctgctccacttctgatccagctctctgctgtggcctgggaaagcagtagaagattgcccaagtccttgggctgctggacccgtgtgggagacccagaaaagaatctcctggctcctggcttcggatcgacacagctccggccattgtggccatctgggtagtgaagcagaggatggaagacctctctctctctctctctctctctctctctaagtctgactttcaaataaattaatcaattaaaaaaaaaatgtaggctggcgccgcggctcactaggcaaatcctccgcctgcggcgcccgcacaccgggttctagtcctggttggggcgccagattctgtcccggttgctcctcttccagtccagctctctgctgtggccagggagtgcagtggaggatggcccaagtgcttgggcccctgcaccctcgtgggagaccaggaggaagcacctggctcctggcttcagatcggcgcagcgcactggccgtggcggccatttgggaggtgaaccaatggaaggaagacctttctctctgtctctctctctcactgtctaactctgcctgtcaaaaaaaaaaatgtatagattcTTCATAATACATACTCCTAGTGAACGTTCTGAAGTTCACGAAAATACACATGTCTCTTAACTCCATCTTGCATGAGCCCGTGAGTCCCTGGTGTGTGCGAGTGGCTTCTGTGGGCGAGCCCACTCGGGTCCTGTGGACTGCGGACTTTCATTACACCCATTTTGGAGATGTGTTGACTGAGGCCCTGAGGGATAGGCTGTTCCAGGCCGCCCTGGCTTGTACGTGGTGTTGCTGGGCCTCTGGCCCAGCTCCTTCTGCATCTCCCCGGGGTGCAGCTCCTCAAGGACTTCTGGGAACTCACCCCCACCTCACTCAGGCAGaccctccccaggtggctgctccCTCCCCCTTTGAGCGGGCCACTTGCAGCCATCAGACcccactgctcacacacacacatgcacacacacgcgtgcacacacacacaccgcataAACGGTCCCTCTGGCActcaccgccccctcccccagttctGGTCGTCTCTGCTCTCACCAGGTTGAGCCTGAAACGCCACTGAAGTAGGTCACACAGTCCAGGAGGCCGAGCTTCTGCAGACCCAAGAGGTGGCCGTAGAGTGAGGTCATGGCCCTGGCGCCGCCTCCTGTGGCCGCAATGCCCACAACGGGAACCTGCACCACACACGGACACAGGCTGCCTCACATGGACAGGAACGAGCAGCCTCGTGCCACGGCCTGCCTCCAGGGAAGGGGCCTCTAGGGCAGGGTTAGCGCCaggacccagcccctccccatgAAGTGACAGCTTCAGTCCAGGACAGTGCTCCAAAGGGGGCTAAAACCTGCAGTCCACCCACACCCCATAAGTCCCCGGGCGGCTGCAGAGCGCGTGGGAATCACGTGCTCCCGTAAGGTCAGCCCCGGGCATCTGTCCGCACACCCCCTGGAGCCCAGACCTCATCCTCCTGCAGGTCTCTGTCCAGCTGCAGGGCCTGCTTCAGGGCCTTGGCCACCACCTGCTTCCGCCTGCTCAGGAAGGCCTGCTCCTCCGCGCAGAGGTCGAAGCCCAGCCGCACGGCCAGCTCCTCGGGGCTGCAGCAATGAAGAATCCGGGGGTCgggggctccagcctggctcagccatggctgaaGCTCATGACAAGCTGCCCTATAACCTCTTTCCAACCCCAAGACCACCCTTCTCCCGGCATTCCCCTCCCCCGACCAGACAGGAATGTTCCTTACCAGGCCCCTGCCTTGAGCTGCAGCCTCACTCCTGGGCCCTGAAATCAAAGCAAGAGACCTTGCCTTGAACGTCCTAGACCTTGAGCGGAGTGTGGTACCCCAGGGCCTTGCGCTCCCCCAGCCTCACTCTTGCTGGCACTTCCTGTCCAGTGGGGGCCACTCACGTTTGTAGCGGGAACATCCACAGTCACCTCCTTCCCCGTGGCCAGGGACTTCAGGGGCAGAGTGAGGTGTCCAGCTGAGCCATGGGAGTTCCAGCCATTGCTCGTGGAGCCCTGGAGGGAATTCTGCATTCATGCATGGAACAAATGTTTACCAAGTCTCTGGACGGCAAACAAGACCATTTGtattaccccccccccccgggtaaTACAGAACCAAATACATCCATGACAGTTACTGCAATGGTGACAGCAGTCATTGTAATTATTAATACTCAGAAGATAATAATAGCTGATACTTATTTAGTGCAAAGGCATCGCTCCCACAGAATCACATGTCTGAGTGTATAAAGAAACAGTTAACAGACTGTTAAGTTGCTGTGATGGAAACAAGCAGTGGGATGTGATAGAGTGACCAAGGTGGGGTGTGGAAGGTCAAGGGGGGCTCCTCTGAAGCGGCGTCATGTGAGCTGAGGTGgaagaggaagacaggaagagcTCAGCATGTTGCAAAAAGCAAAAGAAGGCAAGGATGGTTGGAGCATCGTGACCCAGGGGGAGGCGGAGGTGGCGTGGCTGTGCAGGGCCTTGTGGGCACGGGCAGCAGGTCAGGCCAAGAGCGCCCCCGGAGGAGCCCCTGGACAGCACACTGGAAGGCAGGCATGACACCGTAGCCTCCAGCCCACGGAGGGTCAGTGCCTGACTGAGGGAGGTCAACGGGGCCACAGGAGACCTGGCCTCGCACGGGGAAGGTGGGTCATGGACGGAGCTCCAGAGCCGAGACCCACCCTCAGGCGCCCATGCAGCTCCGTCTCTTGAGCCGCCAGGTAGTGGAAGCGGAAGGCAGAGGCTGTGCCCAGGACAGACGTCTGCGTGTCCTCATAGGACCCCTtcagcaccagctccagctccagcttgtCCTGATCTGGGGAGAGGGGGGGCGGGCTGCATGAGGCCAACACGTGGAAGCCGCTCTCAGACCTGGAACCCAGCAGTACTTTCTAGATATGGAGGTGGCCCAGGAGGCTGGACAGGACCCTCTCCTGTGTGCCGCActccacagccctcacaggaTTCCCGTCTGGGCATTTGCTCTCCTCCAGATCAGGTGACCCCCTCCTGTCTGCCCTCTGCTCACCTCCCACCCTGCACAGGTTTCCCAGCCACCCCAGTCTATCCTCCAGAGGCCTCACCTGCCACCGCTGAAGTGCTGCCTGCTCTGTCCAGACGCACATCCAGGCAGGATAGCTCCCGGGCCTGCGGCAGACTGCATCGTGGGAGGGGGCTCTGCGGGGTATGCTGAGGCCCCAACCTCATCCCTCTGAACCCCTCCAGGACCAGAGGTACCACCACAGGATGAGTGGGTGCCGAATGAGGCTTGGAAGCAGAAACCGCCCCGCCTCTGATCTGCGGGGTGgcggctgcacctgctcctccagaCTGCCCGGGGAGCCCTATCTCCACCCTCACTCCAGCTCTCTTCGCTCTGCCGAACTCCTGCGATCTCTGAACACCCCCAGCTCCCCAAGGCAGTTCTTCCCTCTCCGCATGGCTCTGCAGCCGTGGCTGGGGGATGTCTTTCTACCGTACAATACTCAAATGGTGTACATACATCTCAGCCCTTGGGGTGTCAGGAACATTGAGAATGGTAGAACGCCCCCTACCGGCGGCCCCCAGCATGTGCTCTGTAAAGCAGCCCACTGATGCATGCTGCCCTTGCTGAAGAATTTATCTAATCCCACAGAAGAAGCCACTGGGCATGACTTTATTGTaatgcagattttaaaaataccagcCCCTCAACTGGCGGCAGGGCCCTGACAGTGCGCATTTCCTTCTGAGCTCTCAGCGCCTTCTCTTCCAACCCCAGGTCCACTGGCTCCCAAGTGCCCCTGAGCTGCTGCGGGTCAGTTCGAGGCCCACACTTTATGCCTCGCTCGCCACCTTGTGGCCGCCCCTGTCCACTGCAGCATCCTGAACCTGTGGATGGGCCCTCAGACTCTAACCCTGTCTCTGAGACCAGCACATCCCACTGCAAACTCCCTCGGAGCGTCAGTGACCTCAATAGTAACACCCGAAGGTGTGCCTGGCTGGCCGGGCTCTGCCATGGCTCCCAGGGAAGAACTCAGAACTACCAGTCTGTCACACATGACAACACCAGCAGGCAGCCCCTAGGCCTCCCCGCAGGGTCCCCTGTCCCACACCTTTAGCTCCAGGCCCTTGGGAGCCCCACAGCCGCCCCAGGGAGCGCCTGGGACCCCTTGCCCAAGTGAACCTGGGGAAGGCGCTCACCACAAGCACTTGGTTGGTGACGAGGTTTTCCGGACGGTCTAACCTGGAAACAGCAGAGCCCTCTGAGTCTCGCCCTGCCAAGGCAAAGGCTTCTGCCACGGCTCTGCCCCAACACGCCCACGCTCCTGCCCACCTGTGGTCTCCCCGGGAAACGGGAGGGCCCCTGGAGGCCTTAAGGAGATTCACCAGCAAGAgggggaggatggggtggggggagggaggaagaggaagggcacATGTTGGAGCCCTCATGGatgtccctctcctcttctcccggTGGACCCTCCTAGGCCTCCTGGGACAGCGACTCCGGCCTGGACCGATGCACGTGGCACCTGGGTCGGGGCCATTCCCCGAATCCCGCCGGCCCGGCCGCTCCCCGTGCTGCACGATGTCACTCACGCTTGTTCCATCAGGAACTCCACGTCCAGCTCTTCCTGGGcctgagaggaaagaggaggagtgGGTGGTGGGCTTGTCCAGCCACAGGCCTTTCCCACGGCGTCTCACCATCCCCAGCCTCAGCGGCGTGTCGGGGAACAGGGTTACTCTGCACCAGCAGTGTGCAGAGAGCAGCCCTGCCTTCCTTCTGGACCCCCAAACTCAGGGCAAGGCGGGATGACAAGGAACACAGGCAAGGGAGGCCCGAGAAGCTGGATGGGCTCATAGGCTGCTAGGTCAGTctctgacagaatgagaaaaggggCAGGATCCCTTTAAGAGTGGACAAAGTGCTTGCTTCTTCTCACAGGCTGCCTTTAGTTCGTTTTATTAAGAGAATAGGCTAGATAGGATTACAAATTCCAGCTACCTGATGGGTTTTTATTCCTGCCTCTGATTGGTTGCTATCCCAGCcctctgattggttgttattctAGCCTTCTGATTGGTTAAATCTCCCCTTATTGGTTAAATCCAGGTAGCTACTTTTGTGCATAAAAGAGCCAGTACCTGCAGGCTTCCTGGACAACTCCACTCTTGGAGCCCCACTCCCAACTGTTGAGGCAGGAGGTTTCTCCAATAAACGCTGCCTGTCCGTGTGGAAATTCTTGGATGTGAGACAAGAGCCAAGAACACCTTCATTGCCCTGTAGCACTCCCAGGGACACTGTGGCTTCCTGGACTCACAGACATTAGTTCACCATCTCCCAAATCCTCCCCCAACAGGGGACCCAGGGTCCTCCCGTGGGTGAGTCCTGGGTAACTGCAAACGCAAATGCAAGCATCTCTGGGAGGGGCTTCCATTTGTCTGTGAATCGGCTCAGCCTAGCAGCGTCCCAGCCGAAGGGAGAGCAGTTTCCTCcgccagcagcaggaagaggtGAGGCCCAGGGACTCCCGCCATGCACCTGGGGACTCTGGGAGAAGGTCTTCCGGAGCCGCTGGCCAGGGAGGACTTCTGAGACATCGTAGAGACACTTGAAGCAGATGTCATCCTCCGTCGCCGAGTCCTCATCATAGATGCTCAGCTCTAGAACATTCTAGGGACCCAGGACAGCAACGGAGCACGTCACCTTACCACAGCACAGCAGCACGCCTCCGAGGGATGCTGGCTTGATGGCCAAAGTCAGAAAGGATGATGATGACCCCATGCCCGTCTACGTCAACATTAAAGTAACTATAAAACTTTCCAAACAAGTAGAAGGAAATCCAGCAAAGCTTCTAGTTTCTTCCTCCCAATTTTTATGTTTATCAAAAATAGAATTTCGCTAAAGaatatgctctctctctctccctcccttaggGAACTTTGCCAGTTCCCTAAGGCAAAGCTGAGCTGTGTAGGGTGCAGTGTCAGTACTCACCCCTGTATTGCCCCCTGGGACCCCGCAGCAGCCCAGCCAGGCGGGGACTCATTGGCTCCGCTCCTGGGCAGCTTGCCATGTGTGGGCGCTGTGGCCAGCTGGTATAAGGCCTGTGTTCACTGGACCTCACATTCCCTCGTGCACACAGCACATGCGGGCTGGGCAGTCACCCTCCTCCCCAATTTCTCCAGCTGAGCCCTGGAGGCAGTGGGCGCACCCCAGGAAGCCCCCACTGTGGGGGGTACAGCCTGTCTAGAGGTGAGCAGCCAGGGGCAGCCTGGCCTTTACCTTGACCTGTCTCTGGACTAGGAAACTGAAGGTCTCGTTCCACACAGGATGACTAGAGTTGGCGACTGTTCTGGTCCTGAGCTTCATTCCAGGTGCGGTTGGCAGCTGCAGGAGCACATAGGCGTCAGCCTCGCTCACTGCCAAAGAGAATCCTTTGTGGGGAAAGAACCACTCCCAGGCCTCTCCAGGGGCCTCACCAGACTCCTGCCAAGACCCTGGTGGCCATCAGGGTGGCCCAGACCAGTCCCAAGGCACTCATCTGGGCCTGTCCCATGGGACCAgtgctccccccacctccacccccgggaacccaggagcagggactcacacAGGTCTGTCCGGCGCAGGCTCCGCGCCCTCAGCACTGTCACGGTGAGCCGCCAGCAGGCAGAGGTCTCCCCCTGAAAGAAACATCCAGTTCTAGGTCCCTCCTGCTGGGTCCCTCACCCAAATCCGGGCTGCTTACTCCACTTGTCCCTGGCTGCACCCTGATGGTCTCCTGACACCAGGCCTTCGGGGCTGGCCCCTGGGGACAGGTTGGCCCCCACGGGCCACACAGCCTTTGCTCACTGTTGTCCTTGGGGTCCTGGTTCTGGGCTGCAGCAATCAGGTACCAGCAAACCATCCAGGGTGAAATGGGTGGGACCCCTTTCCCTCAGGCACAGGATTGCAGGCGAAGAAAGTGAGGAGAATGAGGAAGTGGGCGCAGGAccccaggg includes:
- the PLA2G4D gene encoding cytosolic phospholipase A2 delta isoform X1 — protein: MESLSPEGPPGHPQQGETSACWRLTVTVLRARSLRRTDLLSEADAYVLLQLPTAPGMKLRTRTVANSSHPVWNETFSFLVQRQVKNVLELSIYDEDSATEDDICFKCLYDVSEVLPGQRLRKTFSQSPQAQEELDVEFLMEQALDRPENLVTNQVLVARELSCLDVRLDRAGSTSAVADQDKLELELVLKGSYEDTQTSVLGTASAFRFHYLAAQETELHGRLRNSLQGSTSNGWNSHGSAGHLTLPLKSLATGKEVTVDVPATNGPGVRLQLKAGACPEELAVRLGFDLCAEEQAFLSRRKQVVAKALKQALQLDRDLQEDEVPVVGIAATGGGARAMTSLYGHLLGLQKLGLLDCVTYFSGVSGSTWAMAHLYGDPEWSQKDLKGPISHAREHLAKSKLDAFSPARLASYKRELELRAERGHPTTFVDLWALVLEFMLHGQVMDQKLSGQRAALERGQNPLPLYLSLNVKENNLETLDFKEWVEFSPYEAGFLKYGAFVPPELFGSEFFMGRLMRRLPEPRICFLEGIWSNIFSLNLLDAWHDLGSSGEAWTHHLKDKIRNMAAEKERPPASPQPSSWMEASWLQPGTALAQALKGFLTGRPLHQHSTNFLQGLQLHQDYYSQRDFSTWADSPLDSTPGQLTPQEPQLCLVDAGYFINTSCPCMFRPGRKLDLILSFDYSLSSHFEALQQTELYCRARGLPFPHMQPSPQDQRQPGECHLFSDPTCPEAPVLLHFPLVNASFKDHSAPGVRRSPAELQAGQVDLTGPTSPYALFNMTYKEEDFDHLLQLSDYNVRNSQDAILQALRAALKHRASGLRPPGAQT
- the PLA2G4D gene encoding cytosolic phospholipase A2 delta isoform X2; this translates as MESLSPEGPPGHPQQGETSACWRLTVTVLRARSLRRTDLLSEADAYVLLQLPTAPGMKLRTRTVANSSHPVWNETFSFLVQRQVKNVLELSIYDEDSATEDDICFKCLYDVSEVLPGQRLRKTFSQSPQAQEELDVEFLMEQALDRPENLVTNQVLVARELSCLDVRLDRAGSTSAVADQDKLELELVLKGSYEDTQTSVLGTASAFRFHYLAAQETELHGRLRGSTSNGWNSHGSAGHLTLPLKSLATGKEVTVDVPATNGPGVRLQLKAGACPEELAVRLGFDLCAEEQAFLSRRKQVVAKALKQALQLDRDLQEDEVPVVGIAATGGGARAMTSLYGHLLGLQKLGLLDCVTYFSGVSGSTWAMAHLYGDPEWSQKDLKGPISHAREHLAKSKLDAFSPARLASYKRELELRAERGHPTTFVDLWALVLEFMLHGQVMDQKLSGQRAALERGQNPLPLYLSLNVKENNLETLDFKEWVEFSPYEAGFLKYGAFVPPELFGSEFFMGRLMRRLPEPRICFLEGIWSNIFSLNLLDAWHDLGSSGEAWTHHLKDKIRNMAAEKERPPASPQPSSWMEASWLQPGTALAQALKGFLTGRPLHQHSTNFLQGLQLHQDYYSQRDFSTWADSPLDSTPGQLTPQEPQLCLVDAGYFINTSCPCMFRPGRKLDLILSFDYSLSSHFEALQQTELYCRARGLPFPHMQPSPQDQRQPGECHLFSDPTCPEAPVLLHFPLVNASFKDHSAPGVRRSPAELQAGQVDLTGPTSPYALFNMTYKEEDFDHLLQLSDYNVRNSQDAILQALRAALKHRASGLRPPGAQT
- the PLA2G4D gene encoding cytosolic phospholipase A2 delta isoform X3 — translated: MKLRTRTVANSSHPVWNETFSFLVQRQVKNVLELSIYDEDSATEDDICFKCLYDVSEVLPGQRLRKTFSQSPQAQEELDVEFLMEQALDRPENLVTNQVLVARELSCLDVRLDRAGSTSAVADQDKLELELVLKGSYEDTQTSVLGTASAFRFHYLAAQETELHGRLRNSLQGSTSNGWNSHGSAGHLTLPLKSLATGKEVTVDVPATNGPGVRLQLKAGACPEELAVRLGFDLCAEEQAFLSRRKQVVAKALKQALQLDRDLQEDEVPVVGIAATGGGARAMTSLYGHLLGLQKLGLLDCVTYFSGVSGSTWAMAHLYGDPEWSQKDLKGPISHAREHLAKSKLDAFSPARLASYKRELELRAERGHPTTFVDLWALVLEFMLHGQVMDQKLSGQRAALERGQNPLPLYLSLNVKENNLETLDFKEWVEFSPYEAGFLKYGAFVPPELFGSEFFMGRLMRRLPEPRICFLEGIWSNIFSLNLLDAWHDLGSSGEAWTHHLKDKIRNMAAEKERPPASPQPSSWMEASWLQPGTALAQALKGFLTGRPLHQHSTNFLQGLQLHQDYYSQRDFSTWADSPLDSTPGQLTPQEPQLCLVDAGYFINTSCPCMFRPGRKLDLILSFDYSLSSHFEALQQTELYCRARGLPFPHMQPSPQDQRQPGECHLFSDPTCPEAPVLLHFPLVNASFKDHSAPGVRRSPAELQAGQVDLTGPTSPYALFNMTYKEEDFDHLLQLSDYNVRNSQDAILQALRAALKHRASGLRPPGAQT
- the PLA2G4D gene encoding cytosolic phospholipase A2 delta isoform X4, whose product is MKLRTRTVANSSHPVWNETFSFLVQRQVKNVLELSIYDEDSATEDDICFKCLYDVSEVLPGQRLRKTFSQSPQAQEELDVEFLMEQALDRPENLVTNQVLVARELSCLDVRLDRAGSTSAVADQDKLELELVLKGSYEDTQTSVLGTASAFRFHYLAAQETELHGRLRGSTSNGWNSHGSAGHLTLPLKSLATGKEVTVDVPATNGPGVRLQLKAGACPEELAVRLGFDLCAEEQAFLSRRKQVVAKALKQALQLDRDLQEDEVPVVGIAATGGGARAMTSLYGHLLGLQKLGLLDCVTYFSGVSGSTWAMAHLYGDPEWSQKDLKGPISHAREHLAKSKLDAFSPARLASYKRELELRAERGHPTTFVDLWALVLEFMLHGQVMDQKLSGQRAALERGQNPLPLYLSLNVKENNLETLDFKEWVEFSPYEAGFLKYGAFVPPELFGSEFFMGRLMRRLPEPRICFLEGIWSNIFSLNLLDAWHDLGSSGEAWTHHLKDKIRNMAAEKERPPASPQPSSWMEASWLQPGTALAQALKGFLTGRPLHQHSTNFLQGLQLHQDYYSQRDFSTWADSPLDSTPGQLTPQEPQLCLVDAGYFINTSCPCMFRPGRKLDLILSFDYSLSSHFEALQQTELYCRARGLPFPHMQPSPQDQRQPGECHLFSDPTCPEAPVLLHFPLVNASFKDHSAPGVRRSPAELQAGQVDLTGPTSPYALFNMTYKEEDFDHLLQLSDYNVRNSQDAILQALRAALKHRASGLRPPGAQT